In Pirellulales bacterium, the following are encoded in one genomic region:
- a CDS encoding secretin N-terminal domain-containing protein yields the protein MLLLAPVLRAADATFVGALALASDDTVAKQLGLSEDVRSALDRLIKQREDDALELSQQIKDLPNDERVAKLTAFREASEQMGLKLLTSDQQKKLQQLRLAHDGLASLADSNIAKQLQLTADEQAKIAEIMKDREKQLARATPQQRKAVTAYYERALADVITPEQHTQWELLVGGASADIGKPMESDTKVNDGSAKAAGVAATEPKSDTTSAAKSGSAVAASPATSSNSAAPANSSASATNASKPSGKSAGGLKRTEKGEILFNFRYAPWKDVLELFAEKADLSLVMDQPPPGTFNYQDDRGYSIQDAIDVLNSVLLTRDFTLVRRDRMLMVVNLKDGIPPNVVPMITPDELPQRGKYELVCVAFPINKLSVDEATQIINPLRSSQGAFQGTIVPLTQAHELLVTDTGGKLRTMKQILDRSENPEFLNSDGLRHFETHYATPTDVLTIAKQLLNIPADQNANASGSLRIMLEPGGKRILASGRPEMIDRFADIIKMLDVPGKGTEAYADEQLQFEVYPITSIDPKLAMAVMQTLLAGHPDVRLSQVPDTGTLLVLARPSEHATIRATLNQMQNEGQKVDVIQLRELDPEKAVVAINRLFSGGDEKLAANAPKVEAETTLRRLLVRGTDAQVAQIKAMVVKMEGPETDIGGATDRGNIRMLQLSGRQGRAALEQLQQLWPATHVNSIHVITPSGGYPEVRPSTNSGSGLSPGGIIDERRPSQSPANEEPPASSSLNIPNPKASEAASQTPISPVRPSSVAPLNGSEGDHHKTTKPDNFENQKSIIVPHDRTTRIKTAHLQFVDYTEEAKPTGDVKTPPTSTSAPAAAPTTKTTPATTPPGSSTPKMEAKEAPSKTTIPQGEENKDQTGAGQSSTLKLKDSDKASVPGAPIVIVVGASGVMIASEDKDALNDFEKLLSALVSKQFQGQREYTVFYLKHTHASVAAELLGQIFGGGTISGGNAGGNLVGDFASRAIGGFGGGLIGGLLGGDGEGSNPAPAGMVSGARGTGGPVDIVPDTRLNALIVQASPTDLDTIEQLLHVLDQPDSPEDVSLVTRPRMIQVYNTSADAIATNLKELYADRLNGAAGQNRQITPQDFITAMRGGRGGRNGGQNGQQDEQSKMSISVDQRNNRLLVDAPDSLYIEVEKLVKELDQPSEEDRETTRLVTLKATNPESMKTMLLSVLGDQAHTSTSSTTSSTSSTSRTANNNNPAAGQVPGTNGFGGRQQFGGLGGFPGGVGGFGAPGGFGGFGGQGQGGGGFGRGGGGGGGGFGRGGGGGQGGGGFGRGGGGGQRGGGGGAN from the coding sequence ATGCTCCTGTTGGCTCCCGTGCTGCGTGCCGCCGACGCCACGTTTGTCGGCGCGCTGGCTTTGGCGAGTGATGACACGGTGGCCAAGCAATTGGGGCTTTCCGAGGACGTGCGATCAGCGCTAGATCGCTTGATTAAGCAGCGTGAAGATGACGCCTTGGAGTTGTCGCAACAAATTAAAGATCTTCCGAACGACGAACGTGTCGCTAAGCTGACGGCCTTTCGTGAGGCATCGGAACAAATGGGACTGAAACTGCTCACAAGCGATCAACAAAAAAAGCTGCAACAACTTCGATTAGCGCACGATGGCTTGGCTTCCCTGGCCGATTCAAATATTGCCAAACAGCTGCAACTTACTGCGGACGAGCAAGCCAAAATTGCCGAGATTATGAAAGACCGCGAAAAGCAGCTTGCTCGCGCCACCCCGCAACAGCGCAAAGCGGTAACTGCCTATTACGAGCGTGCTCTGGCCGATGTGATTACTCCGGAACAGCACACGCAGTGGGAATTGCTGGTGGGAGGCGCTAGCGCGGACATTGGCAAACCAATGGAAAGCGACACAAAGGTAAACGATGGCTCAGCGAAAGCCGCCGGCGTCGCTGCAACGGAGCCCAAATCGGACACGACCTCAGCAGCTAAATCGGGAAGCGCAGTGGCCGCATCGCCAGCCACCTCCTCGAATTCCGCTGCACCGGCCAACTCAAGTGCGTCTGCAACCAATGCCAGCAAGCCCTCGGGAAAATCAGCCGGCGGTTTGAAACGGACCGAAAAAGGTGAAATCCTCTTCAATTTCCGCTATGCACCGTGGAAAGACGTCCTGGAGCTGTTTGCCGAAAAAGCTGATCTGTCGCTGGTAATGGATCAACCTCCGCCCGGCACATTCAACTACCAAGATGACCGCGGGTACAGCATTCAAGATGCAATCGACGTTCTTAACAGCGTTTTGCTTACTCGCGATTTCACGCTGGTCCGCCGCGACCGCATGCTGATGGTCGTCAATCTGAAAGACGGCATTCCGCCCAATGTCGTCCCCATGATTACGCCGGACGAATTGCCACAGCGGGGCAAATACGAATTAGTTTGCGTGGCTTTTCCAATCAATAAGCTCAGCGTGGATGAAGCAACGCAAATCATTAATCCCTTGCGCAGCTCTCAAGGCGCATTTCAGGGAACCATTGTCCCCTTAACGCAAGCCCACGAATTGTTAGTGACCGATACGGGCGGCAAGCTGCGCACCATGAAACAAATTCTCGATCGCAGCGAAAATCCGGAATTCCTCAATAGCGACGGGTTGCGGCACTTCGAAACGCATTACGCGACTCCCACGGACGTGCTTACCATCGCCAAGCAGTTGCTGAATATTCCTGCCGACCAAAACGCAAACGCTTCCGGCTCCTTGCGGATCATGTTGGAGCCCGGCGGTAAGCGCATTCTTGCCAGCGGCCGGCCGGAAATGATCGATCGTTTTGCCGATATTATCAAAATGTTGGATGTTCCTGGAAAAGGAACAGAAGCCTACGCCGACGAGCAATTGCAGTTTGAAGTGTATCCCATTACGTCGATCGATCCCAAGCTGGCGATGGCGGTCATGCAAACACTTTTGGCCGGTCATCCCGACGTGCGGCTAAGCCAGGTGCCGGACACGGGCACCTTGTTGGTATTAGCGCGCCCCAGCGAACACGCCACAATTCGCGCGACGCTCAATCAAATGCAAAATGAGGGGCAGAAAGTCGATGTCATTCAACTTCGAGAGTTGGATCCTGAAAAGGCTGTCGTGGCCATCAATCGGCTGTTCTCCGGCGGCGACGAAAAATTGGCTGCCAACGCCCCGAAGGTGGAAGCGGAAACAACACTGCGGCGCCTCCTGGTGCGCGGCACCGATGCTCAAGTGGCCCAAATCAAAGCGATGGTCGTCAAAATGGAAGGGCCCGAAACAGATATTGGCGGCGCTACGGATCGTGGCAATATTCGTATGCTCCAGCTTTCCGGCCGCCAGGGCCGCGCAGCATTGGAGCAGTTGCAGCAGCTTTGGCCGGCGACGCATGTAAATTCCATTCACGTCATTACCCCCAGCGGCGGCTATCCGGAAGTTCGCCCCAGCACTAATAGTGGATCGGGGTTGTCGCCCGGGGGCATTATCGACGAGCGCCGTCCTTCGCAATCGCCGGCGAACGAGGAACCGCCCGCTTCATCTTCTTTGAATATTCCCAATCCAAAGGCCAGCGAAGCGGCCTCACAGACACCCATTTCCCCGGTCCGTCCTAGTAGTGTCGCCCCATTGAATGGAAGTGAAGGGGATCATCATAAAACCACAAAACCAGATAACTTTGAAAATCAGAAATCGATCATCGTTCCACACGATCGCACCACGCGCATCAAAACGGCCCATTTGCAATTCGTCGATTACACGGAAGAAGCCAAGCCCACGGGCGATGTAAAGACGCCGCCTACGAGCACATCTGCTCCAGCAGCAGCCCCCACGACGAAAACTACTCCGGCAACCACACCGCCTGGCTCTTCAACTCCAAAAATGGAAGCCAAAGAAGCGCCCTCAAAAACAACTATTCCTCAGGGAGAAGAAAACAAAGATCAAACTGGCGCAGGACAAAGCTCCACGCTTAAACTCAAAGACAGCGACAAAGCCAGTGTCCCGGGAGCCCCCATTGTCATTGTGGTGGGCGCCAGCGGGGTGATGATTGCCTCAGAAGACAAAGACGCTCTGAACGATTTCGAAAAACTGCTCTCCGCGCTTGTCAGCAAACAATTTCAAGGACAGCGTGAGTACACCGTGTTTTATTTGAAGCACACTCATGCGTCTGTGGCGGCGGAATTGTTGGGACAAATTTTCGGCGGCGGCACCATCTCGGGCGGGAACGCGGGCGGAAATTTGGTCGGAGATTTTGCTTCTCGAGCAATTGGCGGCTTTGGCGGCGGATTAATCGGCGGCTTGCTGGGCGGCGATGGAGAGGGCAGCAATCCCGCGCCGGCTGGAATGGTCAGCGGGGCGCGCGGCACCGGCGGCCCAGTCGATATTGTGCCCGACACGCGGCTCAACGCCTTAATTGTTCAGGCCAGTCCGACCGATCTCGATACCATCGAGCAACTTCTCCACGTACTCGATCAACCCGATAGTCCGGAAGATGTGTCGCTAGTTACTCGGCCACGGATGATTCAGGTTTACAACACTTCCGCCGACGCAATTGCCACGAACCTCAAAGAACTTTATGCCGACCGCCTCAACGGAGCCGCTGGGCAGAACAGGCAAATCACTCCGCAAGATTTTATTACCGCCATGCGCGGTGGCCGCGGTGGCCGGAACGGCGGCCAGAATGGGCAGCAAGATGAACAATCGAAAATGAGCATTAGCGTTGACCAGCGCAACAATCGCCTATTGGTAGACGCGCCCGACTCGCTGTACATCGAAGTCGAAAAGCTCGTGAAGGAACTGGATCAACCTTCGGAAGAAGATCGCGAAACCACACGCTTAGTTACGCTGAAAGCCACCAACCCGGAATCGATGAAAACAATGCTACTTTCTGTGCTGGGCGATCAAGCACACACCAGTACTTCTTCCACGACTTCCAGCACGTCTTCGACCTCGCGCACGGCAAACAACAATAATCCTGCGGCCGGACAAGTCCCCGGCACAAACGGATTTGGAGGACGCCAGCAATTCGGCGGGCTTGGCGGTTTTCCTGGCGGAGTTGGCGGTTTCGGCGCGCCCGGCGGATTTGGCGGCTTCGGTGGTCAAGGTCAAGGCGGCGGCGGATTCGGTCGTGGTGGCGGTGGTGGTGGCGGCGGCTTTGGCCGAGGCGGTGGAGGAGGCCAAGGGGGCGGTGGTTTTGGCCGCGGAGGCGGCGGTGGTCAACGAGGGGGCGGAGGCGGCGCCAATTAG
- a CDS encoding EF-hand domain-containing protein, protein MNNVTDMLRRLDANGNGILEPSELNDRARVMLQRAGLSTDAPVSIEKVTAAFEQMRNQGGGGRFNRGGDEGRNPGGIANSDETSRDSKKEDSTPPLVPPFGETAGDTSPTVPGFGEELAMVTASFTGDGKAASATSSGTASSTSSTGSSSGSNPQAEDAKIRGYATSMMKQYDKNSNGVLEKEEWSQNSMISGNPARYDKNGDGKITLDELVDGLKNWNRPDESNSAASAANNRGSSAAAPSDAGGGNPGGRGYGRRQDTGGRSASSGTGKHFLTPKERLPDGLPDWFAADDVKGDGQVTMSEFASTWTEAKLAEFAKYDLNGDGVITPDEVLKVSPPKK, encoded by the coding sequence ATGAATAATGTCACGGATATGCTCCGTCGCCTTGATGCCAACGGCAATGGAATCCTCGAACCGAGTGAACTCAACGATCGAGCTCGAGTCATGCTGCAACGTGCTGGCCTAAGCACCGACGCGCCAGTTTCCATTGAAAAAGTAACGGCAGCCTTCGAACAAATGCGCAATCAAGGGGGAGGCGGACGGTTCAATCGGGGCGGCGATGAGGGGCGCAATCCCGGCGGCATTGCGAATTCCGACGAGACCTCTCGCGATAGCAAAAAAGAAGATTCAACACCCCCGCTGGTTCCGCCGTTTGGCGAAACAGCTGGCGACACGTCGCCCACGGTGCCCGGATTCGGCGAAGAATTGGCCATGGTGACCGCATCGTTTACCGGCGATGGCAAGGCCGCCTCTGCGACCAGCAGCGGGACTGCAAGTAGCACGTCCAGCACCGGTTCGTCGAGTGGCTCTAATCCACAAGCGGAAGACGCCAAAATTCGCGGCTATGCGACCAGCATGATGAAGCAGTACGATAAAAACAGCAACGGCGTGCTGGAAAAAGAGGAATGGTCGCAGAATTCGATGATTAGCGGCAACCCCGCCCGTTACGATAAAAACGGCGATGGCAAAATTACCCTCGATGAATTAGTTGACGGATTAAAAAATTGGAATCGTCCCGACGAAAGCAATTCCGCGGCATCCGCGGCGAACAATCGTGGTTCAAGTGCCGCAGCGCCGAGCGATGCGGGGGGCGGAAACCCAGGTGGTCGCGGGTACGGAAGACGACAAGATACCGGCGGCCGGTCCGCCAGTTCCGGCACAGGCAAACATTTCTTGACGCCGAAAGAGCGCCTCCCTGATGGACTGCCCGACTGGTTTGCGGCCGATGATGTCAAGGGAGACGGACAAGTAACCATGTCCGAATTCGCCTCGACTTGGACCGAAGCAAAGCTGGCCGAATTTGCCAAATACGACCTGAACGGCGACGGGGTAATCACCCCGGACGAAGTTCTTAAAGTATCACCGCCGAAGAAGTAG
- a CDS encoding ATPase, T2SS/T4P/T4SS family, whose protein sequence is MDAADILVRRGLLTDRQLAEVRAAQNNGTQLEQLAVQMGYCTEEAVLKALGAEVGLDYIDLAETQIDLSLLKDFPPKLLHRQALFPVRRENGSLVVATADPFDLYPLDELSASTGLTVVPVLASRTEIAKLIKTHLGVGSETVSSLVSQSDDNVELLGEIETDGSELSEMAQEASVIRLVNEILLEAIETKASDVHIEPQAHGLWIRYRIDGLLHPQPVPPEITRFQAAILSRLKIMARLNIAEKRLPQDGRIKLRVRGREIDVRVSVIPMIHGEGIVMRILDKGAMEFKLQKLGMEDDLYKKFQELIALPHGIVLVTGPTGSGKTTTLYSALLEIRSDDTKIITTEDPVEYQLEGINQIQVHTKIGLTFAASLRSILRHDPDIVLVGEIRDQETAENAIQASLTGHLVFSTLHTNDAAGAYTRMIDMGVEPFLVASTVEGVMAQRLVRRLCSQCKEAFVPTETDLPSDFPRDKLKEIGGKLYRARGCRACRNFGYAGRMGIYELLITTNRIRQLAHDRSSTWEITKAAVEDGMISLRRDGWRKVLAGRTSIDEVATATKGDITTFSAMH, encoded by the coding sequence ATGGATGCTGCTGATATTCTCGTTCGTCGCGGATTACTTACGGATCGCCAACTGGCGGAGGTTCGCGCTGCGCAAAACAATGGCACACAGTTAGAGCAGTTGGCCGTGCAAATGGGCTATTGCACGGAGGAAGCAGTGCTGAAGGCGCTGGGCGCTGAGGTGGGCTTGGATTATATCGATTTGGCGGAAACGCAAATCGACTTGTCGCTGCTGAAAGATTTCCCTCCCAAGCTGCTTCATCGCCAGGCGCTGTTTCCGGTGCGCCGCGAGAACGGCAGTCTTGTAGTCGCCACGGCCGATCCCTTCGATTTGTACCCACTGGACGAACTCAGCGCGTCGACCGGCTTAACGGTCGTTCCCGTGCTGGCCAGCCGCACCGAGATTGCGAAGCTCATCAAAACACATTTGGGGGTGGGGAGCGAAACCGTCAGCAGCTTGGTTTCGCAAAGCGACGACAACGTGGAGCTGTTGGGCGAAATTGAAACCGATGGCTCCGAGCTTTCCGAAATGGCGCAGGAGGCCAGCGTCATTCGGCTGGTCAACGAAATTCTGCTGGAAGCCATCGAAACCAAAGCCAGCGACGTGCACATTGAACCGCAGGCGCATGGCCTGTGGATTCGTTATCGCATCGACGGCTTGTTGCATCCGCAGCCGGTGCCGCCGGAAATAACGCGCTTTCAAGCGGCGATTCTTAGCCGCTTGAAGATTATGGCACGGCTGAACATTGCCGAGAAGCGATTGCCGCAAGATGGTCGCATTAAGCTCCGCGTGCGCGGTCGAGAAATCGACGTCCGCGTTTCCGTGATTCCCATGATTCACGGCGAGGGCATCGTGATGCGTATCCTCGACAAAGGCGCCATGGAGTTCAAGCTGCAAAAGTTGGGCATGGAAGATGATTTATACAAAAAATTCCAAGAGTTAATCGCCTTGCCGCATGGAATCGTCTTGGTAACCGGTCCGACCGGCTCCGGAAAGACGACCACCCTGTATAGCGCCCTGTTGGAAATCCGCAGCGACGACACAAAAATCATCACCACCGAAGATCCCGTCGAATATCAGCTCGAGGGCATCAACCAAATTCAGGTGCACACCAAAATTGGGTTAACCTTCGCTGCCTCGCTAAGAAGCATTTTGCGGCATGACCCAGATATTGTCCTGGTAGGCGAAATTCGCGACCAGGAAACCGCGGAAAACGCCATTCAAGCATCGCTTACGGGGCACTTGGTATTTAGCACCTTGCACACCAACGATGCCGCCGGGGCTTACACCCGTATGATCGACATGGGGGTCGAGCCATTTCTTGTGGCCAGCACCGTCGAAGGAGTGATGGCGCAACGATTGGTGCGCCGGCTGTGCTCCCAATGCAAGGAGGCGTTTGTGCCCACCGAAACCGATTTGCCTTCTGACTTTCCGCGAGACAAACTGAAAGAAATCGGCGGGAAGTTATATCGCGCACGCGGCTGCCGGGCCTGCCGAAACTTTGGTTATGCCGGTCGAATGGGTATTTACGAATTGCTGATTACCACTAACAGAATTCGCCAATTGGCCCACGATCGTTCCAGCACGTGGGAAATTACCAAAGCCGCGGTGGAGGACGGAATGATTTCGCTACGGCGCGACGGCTGGCGAAAAGTGCTTGCAGGCCGCACCAGCATTGATGAAGTAGCGACCGCTACGAAGGGAGACATCACGACATTTTCCGCGATGCATTAA
- a CDS encoding type II secretion system F family protein — protein MPDFAYIARDTTGKKVSGLLTAPSRRDVVATLGKQSLFPLEVKDAQAGAAVAQVRRGRKVRPQVMAVVYAQLADLLRSGVPLLRALEVVKNQSSQAALKEVMAEVYSAVEDGTNIADAMQANSRAFSEMAISMVRAGAEGGFLEDALARVAQFTEQQQDLKSRTSGALAYPAFLAVVGVAVVLVLVVFFVPRFETLFARLRDRGELPALTDILLWVSHTLGHWGWLVLIVFVGVGAFVRKRLSTEAGRIWSDRLKLRLPGIGRIFQNLAVARFCRVLGTLLHNGVPILRSLEISSAAAGNRVLEAAIKEAAENISAGQSLAKPLGASGYFPPEVVEMIAVAEESNTLEGVLTNISDSLEKRTFRRLDLIVRLLEPLMLLVMAGMVLLVVIALLMPVLKMSTTM, from the coding sequence ATGCCTGATTTTGCGTACATTGCCCGCGATACCACCGGAAAGAAAGTGAGCGGTCTGCTCACGGCGCCCAGCCGCCGCGATGTGGTGGCGACGCTTGGCAAACAATCGCTGTTTCCCCTGGAAGTAAAAGACGCACAGGCGGGAGCTGCAGTTGCACAAGTGCGGCGGGGGCGTAAAGTCAGGCCGCAAGTGATGGCGGTGGTTTACGCACAATTGGCCGATTTGCTTCGCAGCGGGGTGCCGCTGTTGCGAGCGCTGGAAGTGGTAAAAAATCAGAGTTCGCAAGCGGCCCTGAAGGAAGTGATGGCCGAGGTATATTCCGCCGTCGAAGATGGCACCAACATTGCCGACGCCATGCAAGCCAACTCTCGCGCTTTTAGCGAAATGGCCATTAGCATGGTTCGGGCAGGAGCCGAAGGCGGATTTCTGGAAGATGCGTTGGCACGCGTGGCACAATTTACTGAGCAGCAGCAAGATTTGAAAAGCCGCACCAGCGGCGCGCTGGCCTACCCGGCGTTTTTGGCGGTGGTGGGCGTGGCCGTCGTGTTGGTGTTAGTGGTGTTCTTCGTCCCTAGATTCGAGACGTTGTTTGCACGCTTGCGCGACCGAGGAGAACTGCCGGCGTTGACGGATATTTTGCTCTGGGTTAGTCATACTCTGGGGCATTGGGGCTGGTTAGTGCTGATCGTGTTTGTCGGCGTAGGCGCCTTCGTTCGAAAGCGATTGTCGACCGAGGCCGGCCGTATTTGGAGCGATCGACTGAAATTGCGCTTGCCAGGCATCGGCCGAATTTTCCAAAATTTGGCCGTGGCACGCTTTTGCCGGGTATTGGGTACGTTATTGCACAATGGCGTGCCGATTTTGCGGTCGCTGGAAATTTCCAGTGCTGCCGCCGGCAATCGGGTGTTGGAGGCTGCCATCAAGGAAGCTGCCGAGAACATTTCCGCCGGGCAATCGCTGGCTAAGCCCTTGGGGGCCAGCGGTTATTTTCCGCCAGAAGTCGTGGAAATGATTGCCGTGGCCGAGGAATCGAACACCCTGGAAGGCGTGTTGACCAATATTTCCGATTCGCTGGAAAAACGCACTTTTCGGCGGTTGGATTTGATCGTCCGGCTGTTAGAGCCTCTCATGCTGTTGGTGATGGCCGGAATGGTCTTATTGGTGGTCATCGCGCTGCTGATGCCAGTGCTAAAGATGAGCACCACGATGTAA
- the gspG gene encoding type II secretion system major pseudopilin GspG, producing the protein MSATGARRQDRAAFTLIEVLLVLVILVIIGSIAVTNIIGAKAKADRNAAKVQVDTISKECDRFALDMGSYPNSLEMLFTNPGGAKASEWAGPYLDKEIPLDPWNNPYQIQFPGGRHPDRVDIFSWGPDGQAGTQDDIYND; encoded by the coding sequence ATGAGTGCCACGGGCGCACGCCGCCAAGATCGGGCGGCATTTACCTTGATCGAAGTGTTGTTGGTGCTGGTGATTCTCGTAATCATTGGTTCCATCGCGGTGACTAACATCATCGGAGCAAAAGCAAAGGCCGATCGTAATGCGGCGAAAGTGCAGGTCGATACCATTTCCAAGGAGTGCGACCGCTTTGCCCTGGATATGGGCAGCTATCCCAACAGCCTGGAAATGCTGTTCACCAATCCGGGCGGCGCCAAAGCCAGCGAATGGGCCGGACCGTACTTGGATAAAGAGATTCCGTTGGATCCATGGAACAACCCGTACCAAATTCAATTTCCCGGGGGGCGGCATCCCGACCGAGTTGACATTTTCTCTTGGGGTCCCGACGGCCAGGCTGGCACGCAAGATGACATTTACAACGACTAA
- a CDS encoding prepilin-type N-terminal cleavage/methylation domain-containing protein, translating to MTFTTTNPAVGRRRGGFTLIELMLVLSVLVAFVALAWPTITRAYESSRLKGAAEQIQAAFGHARIQAMTNGVAQVFRFEPQTPQYTVSALQDGTEATESDDNSASTSSVTITPAAGAASATATSTMSSNDSGGGCNYQLPDGYAFIEGNRVLDARAAVSESEISGDGSSTTTPPILFYPDGTTSEATVTIGNQYGGRISVSLRGLTGVARMSDVFSGEPAQ from the coding sequence ATGACATTTACAACGACTAACCCGGCAGTTGGTCGCCGCCGTGGCGGTTTCACACTCATCGAATTGATGCTGGTGCTGTCGGTGTTGGTGGCGTTTGTTGCCCTGGCGTGGCCGACGATTACTCGGGCTTACGAAAGCAGCCGGCTAAAAGGCGCCGCGGAACAAATTCAGGCGGCGTTTGGGCATGCACGAATTCAAGCAATGACGAACGGCGTTGCGCAAGTCTTTCGCTTTGAGCCGCAAACGCCCCAATACACGGTTAGCGCTTTGCAGGACGGCACGGAAGCTACCGAAAGCGACGACAATTCCGCATCTACATCTTCCGTAACGATAACGCCAGCAGCAGGCGCAGCTTCTGCGACAGCCACGTCGACAATGTCGTCTAATGACAGCGGCGGGGGTTGTAACTATCAATTGCCCGACGGATATGCATTTATCGAAGGAAATCGTGTACTGGATGCGCGCGCCGCAGTTTCCGAAAGTGAAATTTCCGGTGACGGCTCCTCCACCACCACGCCGCCAATTCTGTTCTATCCCGACGGAACAACATCCGAAGCGACAGTGACCATCGGCAATCAGTATGGAGGCCGAATTTCCGTTTCGCTCCGCGGCCTGACCGGCGTCGCCCGCATGAGCGACGTTTTCAGTGGGGAGCCCGCGCAATGA
- a CDS encoding prepilin-type N-terminal cleavage/methylation domain-containing protein codes for MKRPSSTPGRPRDGFTLLEVILSLAILAGAVATLGELIRSGLANAQSARDFTRAKMLCEGIEEQVVAGAISPSGSSGTCDDDPRWLYSISSESDQPGLLNLQITVSKDVPPDQHTVQFTLWRWMIDPNIASESNDTTDTSSSTGTGSTSGTGTGG; via the coding sequence ATGAAAAGGCCCTCTTCCACCCCCGGCCGCCCGCGCGATGGCTTCACGCTGCTGGAAGTCATTTTGTCGTTGGCAATTTTAGCCGGCGCGGTTGCCACATTGGGCGAATTAATTCGCAGCGGATTAGCAAATGCCCAATCTGCGCGCGATTTTACCCGGGCCAAAATGCTGTGCGAAGGAATCGAGGAACAAGTGGTGGCCGGCGCGATTTCTCCCAGCGGCAGTTCCGGCACGTGCGATGACGACCCGCGCTGGCTGTACTCAATTTCCAGCGAATCCGACCAACCTGGTTTGCTGAATCTGCAAATTACCGTCTCGAAAGATGTTCCGCCCGATCAGCACACCGTGCAATTCACTCTGTGGCGCTGGATGATTGATCCAAACATAGCTTCGGAATCGAACGATACGACAGATACCAGCTCTTCCACGGGTACCGGCTCGACCAGCGGCACCGGCACGGGTGGCTAA